One segment of Clostridia bacterium DNA contains the following:
- a CDS encoding tryptophanase, translated as MGEWDMKGEPFRIKMVEPIRLIARDAREARLAEAGLNVFLLRSEDVYVDLLTDSGTGAMSDRQWAALMTGDEAYAGSRSFHMLRETVEAITGYPYVLPTHQGRGAERVVFPELIRRPGQYVLGNMHFDTTRAHIELAGGRPVDLLTPEAADTTSPFPFKGNMDVAALKAFIDEHGAESVAAIVLTITCNSAGGLPVSLANAREVAAVARQHGILLLLDAARYAENAYLVREWEEGQAGREPRAIARDFFDLADGCMMSAKKDGLVNIGGFVAVRDESLYLRLAPRVVAFEGFLTYGGMNGRDMAALAVGLEEALDVAYLQQRIGQVRRLGERLRAAGVPIQYPVGGHAVFVDAGRMLPHVPPEQFPGAALAAELYLEAGVRAVEVGTLMMGRDPETGAERRAPAEFLRLAVPRRAYTDNHLDDVAEGMVAVLQRASKVRGLRLTYEPKVLRHFLARFEWADAR; from the coding sequence ATGGGGGAGTGGGACATGAAGGGCGAACCGTTTCGGATCAAGATGGTGGAACCGATCCGCCTCATCGCGCGGGACGCGCGGGAGGCGCGCCTCGCGGAGGCCGGGCTGAACGTCTTTCTCCTGCGGTCGGAGGACGTGTACGTCGACCTGTTGACGGACAGCGGCACGGGCGCCATGAGCGACCGCCAGTGGGCGGCGCTCATGACGGGCGACGAGGCCTACGCCGGCAGCCGCAGCTTTCACATGCTGCGCGAGACGGTCGAGGCGATCACCGGCTACCCCTACGTGCTGCCCACGCACCAGGGGCGCGGCGCGGAACGCGTCGTGTTTCCGGAGCTGATCCGGCGTCCTGGGCAGTACGTGCTCGGCAACATGCACTTCGACACCACCCGCGCGCACATCGAGCTGGCCGGCGGGCGGCCGGTCGACCTGCTCACACCTGAGGCGGCCGACACGACGTCGCCCTTCCCGTTCAAGGGCAACATGGACGTCGCGGCGCTGAAGGCCTTCATCGACGAGCACGGCGCGGAGTCGGTCGCGGCCATCGTGTTGACGATCACCTGCAACTCGGCCGGCGGGCTGCCGGTGTCCCTCGCCAACGCCCGCGAGGTGGCGGCCGTCGCGCGGCAGCACGGCATCCTCCTGCTCTTGGACGCGGCGCGTTACGCCGAGAACGCCTACCTGGTCCGGGAGTGGGAAGAGGGCCAGGCCGGAAGGGAGCCCCGCGCCATCGCGCGCGACTTCTTCGACCTCGCCGACGGCTGCATGATGAGCGCCAAGAAGGACGGCCTCGTGAACATCGGCGGGTTCGTGGCCGTGCGCGACGAGTCGCTGTACCTGCGCCTCGCGCCGCGCGTCGTGGCGTTCGAAGGGTTCCTGACGTACGGCGGCATGAACGGGAGGGACATGGCGGCGCTCGCCGTCGGGCTGGAGGAGGCGCTGGACGTGGCCTACCTTCAGCAGCGCATCGGGCAGGTGCGCCGGCTCGGGGAACGCCTGCGCGCGGCCGGCGTGCCGATCCAGTATCCCGTCGGCGGGCACGCCGTCTTCGTCGACGCCGGCCGGATGCTCCCGCACGTTCCGCCGGAACAGTTCCCCGGCGCGGCGCTGGCCGCGGAGCTGTATCTGGAGGCCGGCGTGCGCGCCGTGGAGGTGGGCACGCTGATGATGGGGCGAGACCCGGAAACGGGAGCCGAGCGGCGCGCACCGGCGGAGTTCCTGCGGCTCGCCGTGCCCCGGCGCGCGTACACGGACAATCACCTGGACGACGTCGCCGAGGGGATGGTCGCGGTGCTCCAGCGCGCGTCGAAGGTGCGCGGCCTGCGGCTCACGTATGAGCCGAAGGTGCTGCGGCACTTCCTGGCGCGTTTCGAATGGGCGGATGCCCGGTGA